A window of the Bombina bombina isolate aBomBom1 chromosome 3, aBomBom1.pri, whole genome shotgun sequence genome harbors these coding sequences:
- the RBM15 gene encoding RNA-binding protein 15, with protein MKVKERSPAKAKRSRGAEESARERSGKKLSTVGGSNGSGSSNKASESSAVRRGLHLEKGLSGSRDYEPSGRNPGIHSYGSPGASSGGSSNKGADNRGGAGGSRGGEMEYKSLRISELGSSLSDEAVEDGLFHEFKKFGDVSVKISRSGDERVALVNFRRTEDARAAKHARGRLVLYDRPLKIEAVYTTGGGGNNRRRSRSPGDKEPYSGLAAAVSGVPSHRHPRGLSPGGLGYRDYRLQQLALGRLPPPPPPPLPRELERDRDYSFYDGRVRPTYPLETRLNFREDDISPEDDQRANRTLFLGNLDITVTENELRRAFERFGVITEVDIKRAARGQTSTYGFLKFENLDMAHRAKMSMSGKIILRNPIKIGYGKATPSSRLWVGGLGPWVPMASLAREFDRFGTIRSIDYRKGDSWAYIQYESLDAAQAACTQMRGFPLGGQDRRLRVDFADTENRYQQQYLQPLPLPHYDLVGDTFGHRAPDPLRARDRTPPLLYRDRERDLYAETEWVPPPVRDRNRVAYEPLETLERRVDGWSLERDRDRDVGTRDQPRKRRLIDENRHLDRSPESDRSRKRHCATPERSPEGIGGRDSRYNDTDRITNRADRPSPVRDRRGSMERGQGEKRDRKNSNSVERDRKHRLAESKSPLKKDERPDNASKVKSPQKQDATQKLCMAWQGMLLLKNSNFPSNMHLLQGDLGVATSLLTKGSSGGKIAQLKITQRLRLDQPKLDEVTRRIKVAGPNGYAILLAVPGTPEGSSGEQASSTQRPLRNLVSYLKQKQAAGVISLPVGGNKDKEHTGVLHAFPPCEFSQQFLDSTAKSLAKSEDDYLVMIIVRGAS; from the coding sequence atgaaaGTAAAAGAGCGTTCCCCGGCCAAGGCCAAGCGGTCCCGAGGGGCTGAAGAGTCTGCACGAGAGCGTAGCGGAAAAAAGTTGAGCACTGTAGGTGGCAGTAATGGAAGCGGTTCATCTAACAAGGCCTCAGAGAGCAGCGCGGTCCGCCGCGGCCTACACTTGGAAAAGGGCCTGTCCGGCAGCCGAGACTATGAGCCTTCAGGGAGAAACCCTGGTATACATAGCTATGGCTCTCCGGGAGCAAGCAGCGGAGGTAGCAGCAACAAAGGCGCAGATAACCGAGGAGGAGCGGGAGGGAGCCGAGGCGGAGAAATGGAATACAAGTCTCTGCGAATCAGTGAGCTCGGCTCCTCGCTCAGTGATGAAGCGGTTGAGGATGGCCTCTTCCACGAATTCAAGAAGTTCGGGGATGTGAGTGTGAAAATATCCCGCTCTGGTGATGAGCGCGTGGCCCTGGTAAACTTCAGGCGGACTGAGGATGCTCGGGCCGCCAAGCACGCCCGTGGTAGGCTTGTGTTGTACGACAGACCACTAAAAATCGAAGCTGTCTACACTACCGGGGGAGGAGGAAATAATAGACGGAGAAGCCGCTCCCCTGGTGACAAAGAACCGTATTCCGGCCTGGCCGCTGCTGTGTCAGGGGTGCCTTCTCACAGACATCCGCGAGGGTTGTCCCCGGGTGGCCTGGGCTACAGAGACTATAGACTGCAGCAACTAGCGCTGGGCCGCCTACCTCCCCCGCCACCTCCACCACTGCCCCGAGAACTGGAAAGGGACAGAGACTACAGCTTTTATGATGGTAGAGTGCGGCCTACCTATCCTCTAGAAACCCGGCTCAACTTCAGAGAAGATGACATCTCCCCAGAGGATGACCAGAGAGCCAATCGCACACTGTTTTTGGGTAATCTAGACATTACTGTGACTGAGAATGAGCTTCGCAGGGCATTTGAACGCTTTGGAGTTATAACTGAGGTGGATATTAAGCGTGCTGCCCGTGGACAGACCTCTACATATGGTTTTCTTAAATTTGAAAATCTGGACATGGCTCATAGAGCAAAGATGTCAATGTCTGGCAAGATTATCCTGAGAAACCCTATAAAAATTGGCTATGGCAAGGCCACACCCTCTAGTCGGCTATGGGTGGGTGGATTAGGACCATGGGTGCCAATGGCTTCACTTGCTCGTGAATTTGACAGATTTGGTACTATCCGATCTATTGACTATAGAAAAGGAGACAGCTGGGCCTATATACAGTATGAAAGCCTGGATGCTGCCCAAGCTGCCTGCACACAGATGAGAGGCTTCCCACTTGGTGGGCAGGACCGCAGACTTCGTGTGGACTTTGCTGACACAGAAAATCGCTATCAACAACAGTACCTTCAGCCATTACCTCTTCCTCATTATGATTTGGTGGGGGATACTTTTGGACATAGAGCTCCAGATCCACTTAGAGCCAGAGACCGTACTCCACCATTGttatatagagatagagaaagagacttGTATGCAGAGACAGAGTGGGTGCCACCACCTGTTAGAGATAGAAACAGAGTAGCATATGAACCACTTGAAACTCTGGAACGCAGGGTAGATGGTTGGTCTTTGGAAAGAGACCGTGATAGAGATGTAGGGACTAGAGACCAGCCCAGGAAAAGGCGGTTAATTGATGAAAATAGACATTTGGATAGATCTCCAGAAAGTGACCGCTCCAGAAAGAGACACTGTGCCACTCCAGAGAGAAGCCCTGAGGGTATTGGAGGGCGAGACAGCCGTTACAATGATACAGATCGTATAACTAATCGTGCTGACCGCCCTTCGCCTGTTAGAGACAGAAGGGGAAGCATGGAGCGTGGTCAGGGAGAAAAACGTGACCGTAAAAATTCAAACTCTGTTGAACGAGACAGAAAGCATCGTCTGGCAGAAAGTAAAAGTCCATTAAAAAAGGATGAACGTCCTGATAATGCTAGTAAAGTGAAATCTCCACAAAAGCAAGATGCGACTCAAAAGCTATGCATGGCCTGGCAAGGCATGCTTCTTCTGAAAAACAGTAATTTCCCATCAAATATGCACCTGCTACAGGGAGATCTTGGAGTTGCCACAAGCTTGCTGACCAAGGGATCCTCAGGAGGGAAGATAGCACAACTGAAGATCACACAGCGGTTACGTCTTGACCAGCCCAAGCTAGATGAAGTAACTCGACGCATCAAAGTGGCAGGGCCCAATGGCTATGCTATTCTTCTTGCAGTTCCTGGTACCCCTGAGGGAAGTTCTGGGGAGCAAGCAAGTTCAACCCAGCGACCCCTGAGAAACCTTGTgtcttatttaaaacaaaaacaggcTGCAGGAGTCATTAGCCTTCCTGTGGGTGGGAATAAGGACAAGGAGCACACAGGAGTCCTTCATGCTTTTCCACCCTGTGAGTTTTCACAGCAGTTTTTGGATTCTACAGCAAAATCCCTTGCCAAATCAGAAGATGACTACCTTGTTATGATTATTGTACGTGGGGCATCCTAA